The following proteins are co-located in the Micromonospora coriariae genome:
- a CDS encoding glycoside hydrolase family 3 protein encodes MTAPTGHLPALAAAVLQPGFVGTTPPPWVCRWLGEGLGSVVLFARNVVDSAQVAALTATLRAERPDVIVAIDEEAGDVTRIESVHGSSRPGNFALGAVDDPELTEAVARDLGVELAAAGITLNYAPDADVNSNPANPVIGVRSFGADPALVARHTAAWVRGLQAGGVAACAKHFPGHGDTRVDSHHDLPRITADRDRLDACELAPFRAAVTAGVQAVMTGHLLVPALDPQLPATLSQRILGGLLRDELGFSGVVVTDAVEMRAVADRYGFAGATVRALAAGADAICIGGERADEQAARELRDAIVAAVVSGELPEERLAEAAKRVGQLAAWTVAARTARSATGRDATDVGLVAARRAIRVTTVEAGRVALPLTRAAHVVEFEPPRNIAIGAETPWGIGAPLAELLPGTSTVRYAEPDVPGDPGAGADGRPLVLVVRDLHRHDWMRAAVRRALTARPDAVVVELGVPELVTGAVHLATHGATRASGQAAAEVLTGAGSVTP; translated from the coding sequence GTGACGGCGCCCACCGGGCACCTCCCGGCGTTGGCCGCGGCCGTCCTGCAACCCGGATTCGTCGGCACCACCCCGCCACCGTGGGTGTGCCGCTGGCTCGGCGAGGGGCTCGGCTCGGTGGTGCTCTTCGCCCGCAACGTCGTCGACTCCGCCCAGGTGGCGGCGCTCACCGCGACCCTGCGCGCCGAGCGGCCCGACGTCATCGTGGCGATCGACGAGGAGGCCGGCGACGTCACCCGGATCGAGTCGGTCCACGGCAGCTCCCGACCCGGCAACTTCGCCCTCGGAGCGGTCGACGACCCGGAGCTGACCGAGGCGGTCGCCCGGGACCTCGGCGTCGAACTCGCGGCCGCCGGAATCACCCTCAACTACGCGCCGGACGCCGACGTCAACTCCAACCCCGCCAACCCGGTGATCGGCGTCCGCTCGTTCGGAGCCGACCCGGCCCTGGTCGCGCGGCACACCGCCGCCTGGGTCCGTGGGCTCCAGGCCGGCGGTGTCGCCGCCTGCGCCAAGCACTTCCCCGGGCACGGCGACACCCGTGTCGACTCACACCACGACCTGCCCCGGATCACCGCCGACCGGGACCGGCTCGACGCCTGCGAGCTGGCCCCCTTCCGGGCCGCCGTGACGGCCGGGGTGCAGGCCGTGATGACCGGCCACCTGCTGGTGCCCGCGCTCGACCCGCAGCTGCCGGCCACGCTGAGCCAGCGCATCCTGGGCGGCCTGCTCCGCGACGAACTGGGCTTCTCCGGCGTGGTGGTGACCGACGCGGTGGAGATGCGCGCCGTCGCCGACCGGTACGGCTTCGCCGGCGCGACGGTCCGCGCGCTCGCCGCCGGGGCCGACGCGATCTGCATCGGCGGCGAACGGGCCGACGAGCAGGCGGCCCGGGAGCTGCGCGACGCCATCGTGGCCGCGGTCGTCTCCGGCGAGCTGCCCGAGGAGCGCCTAGCCGAGGCGGCCAAGCGGGTCGGCCAGCTCGCCGCCTGGACAGTGGCCGCCCGCACCGCCCGGTCGGCCACGGGGCGCGACGCCACCGACGTCGGACTGGTCGCCGCACGCCGCGCCATCCGGGTCACCACGGTGGAAGCCGGGAGGGTCGCCCTGCCGCTGACCCGCGCGGCGCACGTGGTCGAGTTCGAGCCGCCGCGCAACATCGCCATCGGCGCGGAGACGCCCTGGGGGATCGGTGCGCCACTGGCCGAGCTGCTGCCCGGCACGAGCACGGTCCGCTACGCCGAACCGGACGTGCCGGGGGATCCGGGCGCCGGGGCGGACGGTCGCCCCCTGGTGCTGGTGGTCCGCGACCTGCATCGGCACGATTGGATGCGCGCGGCGGTGCGGCGCGCCCTGACCGCCCGGCCGGACGCGGTCGTGGTCGAGCTCGGTGTGCCCGAGCTGGTCACCGGCGCGGTGCACCTGGCCACCCACGGCGCCACCCGGGCCAGCGGACAGGCCGCCGCCGAGGTGCTGACCGGCGCCGGGTCGGTCACGCCCTAG
- a CDS encoding DUF3618 domain-containing protein — MTGNGTGDTEALREEIRRTRVELGETMEALAAKADVKARLKESAGQARERMREQAAQTVARVRGQAVRRAESARAQAHEKGGLVRAQAHEKGELVRRNPVPWAAIAAGAVATVVVLMIVRGRRR; from the coding sequence ATGACGGGCAACGGGACCGGCGACACCGAGGCGCTCCGCGAGGAGATCCGTCGCACCCGGGTCGAGTTGGGCGAGACGATGGAGGCGCTGGCCGCCAAGGCGGACGTCAAGGCGCGACTGAAGGAGTCCGCCGGGCAGGCGCGGGAGCGGATGCGCGAGCAGGCGGCGCAGACCGTGGCGCGGGTCCGCGGGCAGGCCGTACGCCGCGCGGAGTCGGCGCGGGCACAGGCCCACGAGAAGGGCGGGCTGGTGCGCGCGCAGGCCCACGAGAAGGGCGAACTGGTTCGACGCAACCCGGTGCCATGGGCGGCCATCGCCGCCGGTGCGGTGGCCACCGTGGTGGTGCTGATGATCGTGCGGGGGAGGCGTAGGTGA
- a CDS encoding DUF1206 domain-containing protein has product MSLTRSAEATASRTADSRWLELLARAGFIGYGIVHLLFAWLALQIAFGTSSDDGDQSGALRTLAEQPLGKFLVIATAVGLLAMAIWQALEAAVGHRAERGRERVVERLASAGRTIVYLYFAWTAFKVFKDVGSNSADQQEALTGKLMTSSGGRWLVGLAGLVLAAIGLGLVIYGLIKRFEKHLKTGEMSPKTRKLARRLGIAGYVAKGIAYGIAGLLVIVAAVNYDPEKARGLDAALHTLREQSYGTLLLTLVALGIAAFGLYCFLQSRYRKV; this is encoded by the coding sequence ATGTCACTCACCCGTAGCGCCGAAGCCACCGCCTCCCGTACGGCGGACAGCCGGTGGCTGGAACTCCTCGCCCGGGCCGGCTTCATCGGCTACGGCATCGTGCACCTGCTCTTCGCCTGGCTGGCGTTGCAGATCGCGTTCGGGACGTCGTCCGACGACGGCGACCAGTCCGGCGCCCTGCGGACCCTCGCCGAGCAGCCGCTGGGCAAGTTCCTGGTCATCGCCACCGCTGTGGGCCTGCTCGCGATGGCGATCTGGCAGGCGCTGGAGGCGGCGGTGGGGCACCGCGCCGAGCGGGGCAGGGAGCGGGTCGTGGAGCGGCTCGCCTCGGCCGGCCGCACCATCGTCTACCTCTACTTCGCCTGGACCGCGTTCAAGGTCTTCAAGGACGTCGGGTCGAACAGCGCCGACCAGCAGGAGGCGTTGACCGGCAAGCTGATGACATCCAGCGGTGGTCGTTGGCTGGTCGGCCTGGCCGGGCTGGTGCTCGCCGCGATCGGTCTGGGTCTGGTGATCTACGGCCTGATCAAGCGGTTCGAGAAGCACCTGAAGACCGGCGAGATGAGCCCGAAGACCCGCAAGCTGGCCCGCCGGTTGGGCATCGCCGGGTACGTCGCCAAGGGCATCGCGTACGGCATCGCCGGCCTGCTGGTCATCGTGGCCGCGGTGAACTACGACCCGGAGAAGGCCCGTGGCCTGGATGCCGCGCTGCACACGCTGCGCGAGCAGTCGTACGGCACGCTCCTGCTGACCCTGGTGGCCCTCGGCATCGCCGCCTTCGGCCTCTACTGCTTCCTCCAGTCCCGGTACCGCAAGGTCTGA
- a CDS encoding GNAT family N-acetyltransferase: MSNLVEDNPAKHRFEILVDDALAGFTAYLVRGGVLVFTHTEVDTRFQNMGVGGALIRGTLDQVRARGARVVPQCPFMSAYIDKHPEYADLVAEPS; the protein is encoded by the coding sequence GTGAGCAACCTGGTCGAGGACAACCCCGCCAAGCACCGTTTCGAGATCCTGGTCGACGACGCGCTGGCCGGCTTCACCGCATATCTGGTCCGTGGCGGGGTGCTGGTCTTCACCCACACCGAGGTGGACACGCGTTTTCAGAACATGGGCGTGGGTGGGGCGTTGATCCGGGGCACCCTGGACCAGGTCCGGGCCCGTGGCGCCCGGGTTGTGCCGCAGTGCCCGTTCATGTCCGCGTATATCGACAAGCACCCCGAGTACGCCGACCTGGTGGCCGAGCCCTCCTAG
- a CDS encoding RecQ family ATP-dependent DNA helicase — protein MKLSTHSMTLRRAARSLFGWTALRPNQLAAMRAVMKRRDALVVLPTGAGKSAIYQIPASLIPGPTVVISPLLALQQDQIAALNERQRPELRAVRISSNETAAQQAEAITEIREGRAEFLFITPEQLSNPDRMAEVASLRPALVAIDEAHCISAWGHDFRPDYLALGHLIEGIGRPPVVALTATASPPVRDDIIARLRLRKPEVVVSGLDRPNLFLEVAHCPTEDYRWRRLVALLRDDERPGIIYVPTRRAAEELAARLTDAGFPAQCYHGGMSAGARSELHEAFLADQVPIMVATSAFGMGIDKPNIAWVVHMALPDSPDSYFQEIGRAGRDGQPARVLLLWQAEDVGLQRFFSGGLPDANELRDLAALLRRRPATKTELREATGLGPRKLGQYLSLLEQVGAAEPRAKQRIAAPRYAPTPVDAAAAALAEAERQQTVTRSRTDMMRAFAETTACRGQTLLAYFGEQMTEVCGHCDNCHAGTSVADDGAVGPFPVHSQVRHPEWGQGLVLGYEEDKMTVLFDEVGYKTLSVRVVSEQCLLTLD, from the coding sequence ATGAAACTGTCCACGCACTCGATGACATTGCGCCGTGCGGCGCGGAGCCTCTTCGGCTGGACCGCGTTGCGGCCGAACCAGCTGGCCGCCATGCGCGCGGTGATGAAGCGACGTGACGCCCTGGTGGTGCTGCCCACCGGCGCCGGCAAGTCCGCCATCTACCAGATCCCGGCCAGCCTGATCCCCGGCCCCACCGTGGTGATCTCGCCGCTGCTGGCCCTTCAGCAGGACCAGATCGCGGCCCTCAACGAGCGCCAGCGCCCGGAGCTGCGGGCGGTGCGGATCAGCTCGAACGAGACGGCCGCACAGCAGGCCGAGGCGATCACCGAGATCCGCGAGGGTCGGGCGGAGTTCCTGTTCATCACCCCGGAGCAGCTGAGCAACCCCGACCGGATGGCCGAGGTCGCCTCGCTCAGGCCGGCGCTGGTGGCGATCGACGAGGCGCACTGCATCTCGGCCTGGGGCCACGACTTCCGTCCCGACTACCTGGCCCTCGGGCACCTGATCGAGGGCATCGGCCGGCCGCCGGTGGTCGCGCTGACCGCCACCGCGTCCCCACCGGTACGCGACGACATCATCGCCCGGCTGCGGCTGCGCAAGCCGGAGGTCGTGGTCTCCGGGCTGGACCGGCCCAACCTGTTCCTGGAGGTGGCGCACTGCCCCACCGAGGACTACCGGTGGCGGCGTCTGGTCGCGCTGCTGCGCGACGACGAGCGGCCGGGGATCATCTACGTGCCGACCCGCCGCGCCGCCGAGGAGCTGGCCGCCCGGTTGACCGACGCGGGTTTCCCGGCGCAGTGCTACCACGGCGGGATGTCGGCCGGCGCGCGCTCCGAGCTGCACGAGGCGTTCCTCGCCGACCAGGTGCCGATCATGGTGGCCACGTCGGCGTTCGGGATGGGCATCGACAAGCCGAACATCGCCTGGGTGGTGCACATGGCGCTGCCCGACTCGCCGGACAGCTACTTCCAGGAGATCGGCCGGGCCGGCCGCGACGGGCAGCCGGCCCGGGTCCTGCTGCTCTGGCAGGCCGAGGACGTGGGCCTGCAACGGTTCTTCAGCGGTGGCCTGCCGGACGCGAACGAGCTGCGCGACCTTGCGGCGCTGCTGCGCCGCAGGCCGGCCACCAAGACCGAACTACGCGAGGCCACCGGGCTCGGGCCACGCAAGCTGGGCCAGTACCTCTCCCTTCTGGAGCAGGTCGGGGCCGCCGAGCCGCGCGCCAAACAGCGCATCGCCGCCCCCCGCTACGCCCCGACCCCTGTGGACGCCGCCGCGGCGGCGTTGGCCGAGGCGGAGCGGCAGCAGACGGTGACCCGGTCGCGGACCGACATGATGCGGGCCTTCGCCGAGACCACCGCCTGCCGGGGGCAGACCCTGCTGGCCTACTTCGGCGAGCAGATGACCGAGGTCTGCGGGCACTGCGACAACTGTCATGCCGGCACCAGCGTCGCCGACGACGGCGCGGTCGGGCCGTTCCCGGTGCACAGCCAGGTGCGTCACCCGGAGTGGGGGCAGGGCCTGGTGCTCGGGTACGAGGAGGACAAGATGACGGTTCTCTTCGACGAGGTGGGGTACAAGACGCTGTCCGTGCGCGTGGTGTCCGAACAGTGCCTGCTGACGCTGGACTAG
- a CDS encoding TIGR03557 family F420-dependent LLM class oxidoreductase: MKIGYFLSSEEFTPAELLEQARGAERAGFEALWISDHYHPWTDAQGQSPFVWSMIGALSQVCSLPVTTAVTCPTVRIHPAVIAQAAATSAVLHGGRFVLGVGSGEALNEHIFGDAWPQTEVRLEMLEEAVEVLRKLWAGDFVNHHGKHYTVEHARLYTLPDTPPPIYVSGFGPKSIDLAARIGDGYVNTMPDAEMVRRFRENGGGDKPCQAGFKAAYAASEDEGMRIAYERWPNAGVPGELSQVLPSPRHFEQAAELVRPEMMKEAFVCGNSVDAHLEMIDKYDKAGFDEVYVANVGPHHQGLFDLYQREVLPRLR; the protein is encoded by the coding sequence ATGAAGATCGGCTACTTTCTGTCCAGTGAGGAGTTCACGCCGGCTGAGCTCCTGGAACAGGCGCGCGGTGCCGAGCGGGCCGGCTTCGAGGCGCTGTGGATCTCCGACCACTACCACCCGTGGACGGACGCGCAGGGGCAGAGCCCGTTCGTCTGGTCGATGATCGGCGCGCTCAGCCAGGTCTGTTCGCTGCCGGTGACCACCGCGGTGACCTGTCCGACCGTGCGGATCCACCCGGCCGTGATCGCCCAGGCGGCGGCGACCAGCGCCGTGCTGCACGGCGGCCGGTTCGTGCTCGGCGTCGGCAGCGGCGAGGCGCTCAACGAGCACATCTTCGGCGACGCCTGGCCGCAGACCGAGGTCCGGCTGGAGATGCTGGAGGAGGCCGTCGAGGTGCTGCGCAAACTGTGGGCGGGCGACTTCGTCAACCATCACGGGAAGCACTACACCGTCGAGCACGCCCGCCTCTACACGCTGCCCGACACTCCCCCGCCGATCTACGTCTCCGGCTTCGGCCCGAAGTCCATCGACCTGGCCGCCCGGATCGGCGACGGTTACGTGAACACCATGCCGGACGCCGAGATGGTCCGGCGCTTCCGGGAGAACGGCGGCGGCGACAAGCCGTGCCAGGCCGGCTTCAAGGCGGCGTACGCGGCCAGCGAGGACGAGGGCATGCGGATCGCGTACGAGCGCTGGCCCAACGCCGGGGTGCCCGGTGAGCTGTCCCAGGTGCTCCCGTCGCCGCGCCACTTCGAGCAGGCCGCCGAGCTGGTCAGGCCGGAGATGATGAAGGAGGCGTTCGTCTGCGGCAACAGCGTCGACGCGCACCTGGAGATGATCGACAAGTACGACAAGGCCGGCTTCGACGAGGTGTACGTGGCAAACGTCGGTCCGCACCACCAGGGTCTGTTCGACCTCTACCAGCGCGAGGTCCTGCCCCGCCTACGCTGA
- a CDS encoding cold-shock protein, which translates to MAQGTVKWFNADKGFGFITVDGGGADVFVHFSAIQTSGYRTLEENQRVEFEIAQGQKGPQAEQVRPI; encoded by the coding sequence ATGGCGCAGGGAACCGTGAAGTGGTTCAACGCTGACAAGGGCTTCGGCTTCATCACCGTCGACGGCGGGGGTGCTGACGTGTTCGTCCACTTCTCGGCCATCCAGACCAGCGGCTACCGCACGCTGGAGGAGAACCAGCGGGTGGAGTTCGAGATCGCTCAGGGTCAGAAGGGCCCGCAGGCCGAGCAGGTCCGTCCCATCTGA
- a CDS encoding aldo/keto reductase codes for MEQRSFNRLGRTVGMVGLGAWQLGADWGTVSEDDAMAVLAAAVDAGVTFLDTADVYGDGRSEQLIGRFLRSRPDAGLTVATKMGRRVEQRPEAYTLANFRQWTDRSRVNLGMDTLDLVQLHCPPTAVFADDAVFDALDTLVAEKAIAGYGVSVETCDQALTAIARPGVASVQIILNAVRHKPLEQVLPAAAAAGVGIIARVPLASGLLSGRYDEHTQFPADDHRNYNRHGEAFDVGETFSGVDFERGLAAVRRLAPLVYADRTMAQFALRWVLDQPGVTVVIPGARDADQARRNAAAADLPPLAAEQLAGVREVYDELIRPQVHDRW; via the coding sequence ATGGAACAGCGCAGCTTCAACCGGCTCGGCCGGACCGTCGGAATGGTCGGCCTGGGCGCCTGGCAGCTCGGCGCGGACTGGGGCACCGTCAGCGAGGACGACGCGATGGCCGTGCTGGCCGCCGCCGTGGACGCCGGGGTCACCTTCCTGGACACTGCCGACGTGTACGGCGACGGCCGCAGCGAGCAGCTGATCGGCCGCTTCCTGCGTTCCCGGCCCGACGCCGGGCTGACCGTCGCCACCAAGATGGGTCGCCGGGTCGAGCAGCGGCCGGAGGCGTACACCCTGGCCAACTTCCGGCAGTGGACCGACCGGTCCCGCGTCAACCTGGGGATGGACACCCTGGACCTGGTCCAGCTGCACTGCCCGCCCACGGCCGTCTTCGCCGACGACGCGGTCTTCGACGCCCTGGACACCCTCGTCGCCGAGAAGGCCATCGCCGGGTACGGCGTCAGCGTGGAGACCTGCGACCAGGCGCTCACCGCGATCGCCCGGCCCGGGGTGGCCAGCGTCCAGATCATCCTCAACGCCGTCCGGCACAAGCCGCTGGAGCAGGTGCTGCCGGCCGCCGCGGCCGCCGGGGTGGGCATCATCGCCCGCGTGCCGCTGGCCAGCGGCCTGCTCTCCGGCCGCTACGACGAGCACACCCAATTCCCCGCCGACGACCACCGCAACTACAACCGGCACGGCGAGGCGTTCGACGTCGGCGAGACGTTCTCCGGCGTCGACTTCGAGCGGGGGTTGGCCGCCGTACGCCGGCTGGCGCCGCTTGTCTACGCGGACCGCACGATGGCGCAGTTCGCGCTGCGCTGGGTGCTGGACCAGCCGGGCGTCACCGTCGTCATCCCCGGCGCCCGCGACGCCGACCAGGCCCGGCGTAACGCGGCCGCGGCCGACCTGCCGCCACTCGCGGCGGAGCAGTTGGCCGGCGTGCGCGAGGTCTACGACGAGCTGATCCGCCCGCAGGTGCACGACCGGTGGTGA
- a CDS encoding phage holin family protein, giving the protein MADVANARTSQNGSEPSTAELVQRAAEQVSRLVRDELMLARAELTQKGKHAGIGIGLFGAGGALAFFGLGALVATAILLLDLVLPAWAAALIVAVALFLVAGILALVGKKQVSRAVPPVPAVTVRSIRADVDTVAAAVKDRGRG; this is encoded by the coding sequence ATGGCTGATGTGGCGAATGCCCGCACATCGCAGAACGGGAGCGAGCCCTCCACCGCCGAGTTGGTGCAGCGGGCCGCCGAGCAGGTCTCCCGCCTGGTGCGGGACGAACTGATGCTGGCCCGGGCGGAGTTGACCCAGAAGGGCAAGCACGCCGGCATCGGGATCGGTCTGTTCGGCGCCGGCGGCGCGCTCGCCTTCTTCGGGCTGGGCGCCCTGGTCGCCACCGCGATCCTGCTGCTCGACCTGGTGCTGCCCGCCTGGGCCGCCGCGCTGATCGTGGCGGTGGCCCTCTTCCTTGTGGCCGGCATCCTCGCCCTGGTGGGCAAGAAGCAGGTCAGCCGTGCGGTCCCGCCGGTTCCGGCGGTCACGGTCCGCAGCATCCGCGCTGACGTGGACACCGTCGCCGCCGCCGTGAAGGACAGGGGACGGGGATGA
- a CDS encoding DUF4235 domain-containing protein — protein MSKGISRVAYRPAGVLLGIAAGAVAGAIFRQVWKVTAGDGEAPNATDEDRGWGEILAAAALQGAIFAVVRAAVDRGGAVGVRRMTGHWPD, from the coding sequence GTGAGCAAGGGCATCAGCAGGGTCGCGTACCGACCGGCCGGCGTGCTGCTGGGTATTGCCGCCGGTGCGGTGGCAGGTGCGATCTTCCGGCAGGTCTGGAAGGTCACCGCCGGCGACGGCGAGGCGCCCAACGCCACGGACGAGGACCGTGGCTGGGGCGAGATCCTGGCCGCAGCGGCGTTGCAGGGGGCCATCTTCGCGGTGGTCCGGGCCGCAGTGGACCGGGGCGGCGCGGTCGGCGTCCGCCGGATGACCGGCCACTGGCCGGACTGA
- a CDS encoding cysteine desulfurase-like protein produces MPFDIARTRAAYPALTEGFVHFDGAGGTQTAAGVIDAVADAMRSAVGNRSAAFVPGRRSLELVAAARSAVADLLDADPAGVVLGPSATALTYTLARTLGAAWRPGDEVVVSRLDHDANVRPWVQAAEAAGATVRWAEVDRHTGELPAGQYADLVGERTRLVAVTAGSNAIGTVPDVAAIAKTAHAVGALVCVDGVHSVPHGPTDLSSLGADVLFTSAYKWSGPHLAAMVADPARWAALRPAKLVPSSDAVPDRFEYGTPSFPLLAGVAAAVDHLAGLDPDAVGDRRTRLRAGLAAAQAHEEALLDRLLAGLAERPAITVYGSPARRCPTVSFRVAGMSPGATQEALGAAGFCLSAGDYYAYEYFQMMGLRDSGGAVRASIYHYNTADEVDRLLAELDVLVDAAGTMSR; encoded by the coding sequence ATGCCCTTCGACATCGCCCGCACCCGGGCCGCCTACCCCGCCCTGACCGAGGGCTTCGTCCACTTCGACGGGGCCGGGGGCACCCAGACCGCGGCAGGTGTGATCGACGCGGTCGCCGACGCCATGCGCAGCGCGGTCGGCAACCGCAGCGCCGCCTTCGTACCGGGTCGCCGGTCGCTGGAGCTGGTGGCCGCGGCCCGCTCGGCGGTGGCCGACCTGCTCGACGCCGACCCGGCCGGGGTGGTGCTGGGCCCGAGCGCCACCGCGCTGACGTACACCCTGGCGCGCACGCTCGGCGCGGCCTGGCGTCCCGGCGACGAGGTGGTGGTCTCCCGGCTCGACCACGACGCCAACGTGCGGCCGTGGGTGCAGGCCGCCGAGGCGGCCGGCGCGACGGTGCGCTGGGCCGAGGTCGACAGGCACACCGGCGAGCTGCCCGCCGGCCAGTACGCCGACCTGGTCGGTGAGCGCACCCGACTGGTCGCGGTGACCGCCGGCAGCAACGCCATCGGCACCGTGCCGGACGTGGCGGCGATCGCGAAGACCGCGCACGCCGTCGGCGCGCTGGTCTGCGTCGACGGGGTGCACTCGGTGCCGCACGGGCCGACCGACCTGTCCTCGCTCGGCGCCGACGTGCTTTTCACAAGCGCCTACAAGTGGTCCGGCCCGCACCTGGCGGCGATGGTCGCCGACCCGGCCCGGTGGGCGGCGCTGCGCCCGGCGAAGCTGGTGCCGTCCTCCGACGCGGTGCCGGACCGGTTCGAGTACGGCACTCCCAGCTTCCCGTTGCTGGCCGGCGTGGCCGCCGCGGTGGACCACCTGGCCGGGCTGGACCCGGACGCGGTGGGCGACCGGCGGACCCGGCTGCGGGCCGGGCTGGCGGCCGCCCAGGCGCACGAGGAGGCGCTACTGGACCGGCTGCTGGCCGGGCTGGCCGAGCGGCCCGCGATCACCGTCTACGGCTCCCCGGCCCGGCGCTGCCCGACGGTCTCCTTCCGGGTCGCCGGCATGTCGCCAGGAGCCACCCAGGAGGCGCTCGGCGCGGCCGGGTTCTGCCTCTCCGCCGGCGACTACTACGCCTACGAGTACTTCCAGATGATGGGGCTGCGCGACAGCGGCGGCGCGGTCCGGGCCAGCATCTACCACTACAACACGGCGGACGAGGTGGACCGGTTGCTCGCCGAACTGGATGTGCTGGTCGACGCTGCGGGGACAATGAGCCGGTGA
- a CDS encoding mechanosensitive ion channel family protein, which translates to MQSYLETAVAALAAAAVALFLVEVVHRVVRRFGRRSLLMTELTDHAHRPFQVAATVLAVQFAARFSTGYAVGEGWRRLLLHLLVLGVIATVAWLVAALLVVVEDTALARFRVDVPDNRHARRVRTQVVMLRRLTIAVIVILAVGVMLMTFPSVRGIGAGVLTSAGVVGVVAALAAQSLLGNVFAGLQLAFSDAVRLDDVVVVEGEWGRIEELTLSYVVVQIWDDRRLILPTSYFTSKPFQNWTRTEAAVLGTAEFDVDWAVPVQTMREELRRLVEGTELWDGRVCVLQVTDATGGMVRLRALVSAADAGSLWDLRCLVREHLVAWIRDNRPTAMPRLRTELGDAGSNLPWQWVRPRRPERRTEVPDDARVFGGSDDGDARSEAFIGPEETSSSSSRP; encoded by the coding sequence GTGCAGAGTTACCTCGAAACGGCCGTCGCCGCGCTCGCCGCGGCGGCGGTCGCCCTGTTCCTGGTTGAGGTCGTCCACCGGGTCGTGCGGCGGTTCGGCCGCCGGTCGCTGCTGATGACCGAGCTGACCGACCACGCGCACCGGCCGTTCCAGGTCGCCGCGACGGTCCTGGCCGTGCAGTTCGCCGCCCGGTTCAGCACCGGATACGCGGTCGGCGAGGGCTGGCGGCGGCTGCTGCTGCACCTGCTCGTCCTCGGCGTCATCGCCACCGTGGCCTGGCTGGTGGCCGCCCTGCTGGTTGTCGTGGAGGACACCGCGCTGGCCCGGTTCCGGGTCGACGTGCCGGACAACCGGCACGCCCGGCGGGTACGGACCCAGGTGGTGATGCTGCGCCGGCTGACCATCGCGGTGATCGTGATCCTGGCCGTCGGCGTGATGCTGATGACGTTCCCCAGTGTGCGCGGCATCGGCGCCGGCGTGCTGACCTCCGCCGGTGTGGTCGGTGTGGTCGCCGCGCTGGCCGCGCAGAGCCTGCTCGGCAACGTGTTCGCCGGCCTCCAGCTCGCCTTCAGCGACGCGGTCCGGCTCGACGACGTGGTGGTCGTCGAGGGGGAGTGGGGCCGGATCGAGGAGCTGACCCTCAGTTACGTGGTGGTGCAGATCTGGGACGACCGACGGCTGATCCTGCCCACCTCGTACTTCACCAGCAAGCCGTTCCAGAACTGGACACGGACCGAGGCGGCGGTGCTCGGCACCGCCGAGTTCGACGTGGACTGGGCGGTCCCGGTACAGACCATGCGGGAGGAGCTGCGCCGCCTGGTGGAGGGCACCGAGCTGTGGGACGGCCGGGTCTGCGTGCTGCAGGTGACCGACGCCACCGGCGGGATGGTCCGGCTGCGCGCGCTGGTCAGCGCCGCCGACGCCGGCAGCCTGTGGGACCTGCGCTGCCTGGTCCGCGAGCACCTGGTGGCGTGGATCCGGGACAACCGCCCCACCGCGATGCCCCGGTTGCGCACCGAGCTGGGCGACGCCGGCAGCAACCTGCCCTGGCAGTGGGTGCGGCCACGCCGGCCCGAGCGCCGCACCGAGGTTCCCGACGACGCCCGCGTCTTCGGCGGCAGCGACGACGGCGACGCCCGCAGCGAAGCCTTCATCGGCCCCGAAGAAACCAGTTCCTCTTCCTCCCGCCCCTGA